One Algoriphagus sp. Y33 genomic window, AGCGAAGCAGTTCGTGGTAGTGGATAGGGATGTCTACTTCTCTGGAATACTTAATCAGATAGCGCCTCAGCCCTTGACTAATGGGGAAAATCCGCTTCTTTTTACTGATTAGTGCCATCGTTTATAAATCCACATGCTGGCTTTTCTTCAGATTTCTATCAAAAATAAAGGGACCAAAAGGCAATACCGAAGCAATAAGCGCAAATAATGTTCTGCTAAACGTCCATTTTAGTTTATGGGCAGTCGGGAAGACGGCGTATATGTAGAGAATAAATAGCAACCCGTGGGCCCAGCCCACATATTTCACAGCAAGTGGATAATCCAACATGTATTTGAGTGGCATGGCAATCAGAAGCAATACCAGAAAAGATATTCCTTCAATAAGTGAAATCCAGCGAAAACGCTTTGCCCAGGTGTGTTGTTGGGGGGTAAGGCTCATTATTTTTTTGATATGTTAAAGAGTACTTTTAGTGTGTTCCAAAGCTTGCCTTTTAGAACTTTATCTTCGGCTATAGTGCTAAGTGCGTCTGCAAAAAGATATTCTGTTTCACCTTCTGTGTGTATCTGGTAGTCTGATGCAGGAAGGGCATTGATGGGGTGCTTTAATCGCCCAAACTTAAGTACAATGTGGGCATTCAGATCATATAAATCCGACAAACTTCTTCCTTCCAGGTCTTCCGATGAAAGTAATCCCACCTCATTCATCGAATGTCCTACGGCATTGACCATGTTTACCAACATTTCCATCACTTCCGGCCGTAGCAGTGGCTCTTCATGCAACACCAAAATTCCCTTTTCAAATTTTCCACGAACAATC contains:
- a CDS encoding DUF3817 domain-containing protein, giving the protein MSLTPQQHTWAKRFRWISLIEGISFLVLLLIAMPLKYMLDYPLAVKYVGWAHGLLFILYIYAVFPTAHKLKWTFSRTLFALIASVLPFGPFIFDRNLKKSQHVDL